The window GTGTAGGAGGCACAGTGGGGCTGGGCCCGGCAGCAGAGGTTACACAGGCCCCAGCTAGAACTCTGGGCTGAGGAGCATGTGGGGAGCGGAAGCCTAGGCCACTCCGGGAATAAAGTGCATACATGGTGTGGAGTGAGGGGCAGCCAGGCCCAGCCCCACTCCCGGCCCCCTGGGCAGGGTCCTAAAGCAGCAACAGCCAGGCCctaggaggaaaggagggggcaGGGCAGACTGCCCGTCGGCGGTCCCTCTACccaccccccagatggcagaaggTTCAGCTAGGGGTGACTCGAAGGTAGGAGGTGGGCACATAGCCCTCGCCCCCTTGTTTCCGCCGGACTCTCGTCCACCCGTCGCCTTTATCTTCCTCCATTAGGCATAGATCTTCTCCTTCATCCATGGAGATCGTGCCCTCACTCGAGCCTGATGGGAAATGGGAACAAGCCTCAGGAGGGGCCAGAAACCCCCGCGGACCCCAGGATAGGAGTTACTTCCCCCATGCGGGCCAATCCCAAGGTCCCAGAATCCAGATGGAAGGGCTGTGGAGATGGGACCATTTGTAGATAAGGCCTAGGAAGCACTAGCTCAGCATCTCGTCAGCACCAGGTGGCAGAGACCAGAGTCTCTCCCAGGCACTGACTCCAAAGCCAGGGCTCCCTCCCCGCCAAGGGGCGGTTCTCCTGGAAGGGCCCAGGGGCCGGGGGGAAGCCCTGCAAGGAGGGTTCCCCActatcccctccttccttctcacctTCAAACTGGTAGATGGCAACACAGTGACCGATGGGGAAGGCTGGCTCCTCCTCAAAGTCCTCCTCAAACTCTGTGTAGATGGAGGTGTCCGTTCCCTCATCTGAAGGGGGGGCCTCTGGGCTGAGGGCAGGAGTGGGAAGTGAACCTTCACCATACCCTGACCCCACTGCTCTCACCCCCCCATGAAGCCCCCTCTCTCCGCCTGCCTCCATTACCCAGGCTGTGCATCCGATCTCTCGTGTGTTTCCCTCCCATCTCCCTCCATCCTGTCCCTCCAGCTAGGGCCCTTCTCCAACATACAGATGTtaacccccatccccacccctcaACCCCAGGAGAAATAGGCCCCAGCCCCTTACCTCTCCTTATCAGAAGAACAGTTATTTGTATCAGGGGGAGCCCCAGAGGGAGGTTCTGGGGGGCGGCCCTGCCGGCCCAGACTATCGCTGCGGTTCCCCGGAACTCTGTTCTCGGCCTCGGCCAGCCACGTCTAAAGAGCAAAGCAAAGAGCGTTTGGGAAGGGCTGCTTGGCCGTGTCCCCCCGCGCCTCATCTCCCACCACCTTCGGAGCAGAGCCGGGGAGGTTTCCTGAGGTCACTCCGCTGCTTGCCTAGGCCATGATGGGAAACAGCTggagccccccctcccccagtgaCTCAGCGGGGCCGGTGGCCAGGTCCCAGACCGGAGCCGCTCACCTCATACTTCTGGATCTCCAGCTTCAGCCGCTCGATGTTGCCCAGGGTCTCTGAGATGCGGGGCTCCAGGCTGGCAGGGTCACCCATCTGCGGCGTCTTCTCGTAAACGTCCTTCATCTTCTTCAGAGCCTCCCTAGCAAGCGAGGGAAGGCAGGTTCCTCAGTCTGCCCAGCTCTCCCGGTCAGCACAAGGGGACTGGGAGGGCTTCTGGTCCCACCCTAGCCCCAGCTGGCTGCCCCAAAAGTGGCTGCGAGGCCTCTGGCGACGGGGAGCTCCCTCCCTCAGCAAGGCAACCCAACTGTGTAATTCTAATTGAGCAAATCTTACGTAAAGCAGCCATTTGGCCCCATGCCCCTACCCCTCCAAGCTCTTTCCATTTCAGCCAAGcagagcaaatataaaaagaaaatggccaGGCCCGAGGGAGCCGGTGCTGGGAGGGCGTCTCTGCTGCTGGCATGACCTTGGCAGGCCCCTGCCCGCCCCGGGCCTTGCTGCCCACATCCTCTGGAGAGTGAGAGGTTGGCCCGGGCGCCCCCGACGCCCCCCTTCTCGCCCCCCTCTTCACCTCTGATCGATCTCCTTCTGCAGCTCCCGCCCTCGCTCTTCCAATTGctgtttcaacttttttcttcGTTGCTCAGGGGGCAGGTGGCTGAAATCCTCCGTGGCCACTGTCTatgaggaaagatggaaggaggtTCAACCTTCTCCCAGGAGGCCTAATGTCCTCCCTGTCGCCCCCCAGCCCAGTAGCCCAAGGAGCAAAGTCATGGACTGGTGGGGCTGACACTCAGCCCTTGACCCCTCCTAATGAAACCCTAAGTGGGCAGTGGGAAGACAGGggtgagagggagaggaggagggtgATCAGGGTGGAGCTGCCTGGCGCCCAGCCGTCTTGACCCACCCCTTCCCTTACCGGTGTGGGGAGGGTGGGCTCATCACCTCAGCACCCTGAGGCCCTCCCCAGGGGTCCGAGGGCCCACTTACCCCTCGACTTCGGAGGCTGCGGAAGGAGGCTATCCGGGGCTTGACTGACTTACTGATCTCACTCAGTAAGGCCAGGGGGTCCCGGCCGAAGCGAGGGGATGGGGGTCCATTAGCGTACGCCGAGGGAGGGGGGCCCCCCAGGGGGGACAGGGGTGGAGGGGGCAGCTACAGGCGGGGGGCAAGGGATGGGGTATGGGATGGGGGTGGTCAAGAGCagggatggatggacagacaaacacacaaaaaaggaaaaaaagaaacacaaaatggagaaaaaaaacggtaagaaaactgggacacacatacacacgggGACACAAAACATGCACATTCCAGAGAGCAACACAAAATACGGAGCGAGGGCTGGGGGACAAGAAGACAAGGCCATGAGCTCCCAGGAGGCCCAGAACACCCTACTGTTTACCAAGCCTCCCTTTGTTGGGCAAGGAATCCTGGCTCCCCTGCTCTCCCCTACTGTAGCCCCCCCATCTCAGGCCTTGTCTTCCCTAGTCCACACATGCAGAAGGAGCAGATCCAGGACAGCAAGAGGTGGCAGGTCAAAGATTAAATCCCTTGGGATCAAAGGTCACCCTCAGGATCTGGGAGCCTGGGGCTAGGTCAGAGGCAGGAGAACCTGAGAGGAGCACTGGGGAGAGCCCTGGAGGAGTGGGCCTGGGGCCAGGTCAGCGGGAAAAGAAAGTTTAGCCTCCAACCGCCGCCCCCCCACGAAGTGATGTCCCCAAGAATGAGAGAAGGAACAGTGAACAGCTTCCCCTGCGAGCCACTTCCCCACTTCCCCATCtccccacacccacacacactcacagacacacttTCTCTCACACGCCCCCTCCCCAGAGCTCTCTCTCTGACCCCAATCTCGGTGAGAGCCAGCTGCATGCAGAGCAGGAAGCCCCACGTTAAACCTTCAAGCTGGGAACCCTCCTCAGCCCCTCTGCCCCCGCCCTGAAGCTCCAGCCCCAGGGGACTGGGTTCTCAATCCCAGCTGGGACAAGAGCCAAGAGGAAGATTCCAGCCCGGGACTCGGTGTTCCGGCCGGTGGCTCCCTGGGGTGAGGGGGCTGACTCAACGGGCCCCACCCACCCCCAGTCATTCGTGTCTCTGGTCAGTGATACCCCTCCCCATCCGGCTCCCGCCCCCATCAGGGGAAGGCTCAGAATGGAGCATGCCTGCACACAAGGCGAGCCCGCCCAGGCCTCCCTGACCCCTACCTTATTCTTCTTCCCAAAGGGCCAGCGCTTGGGGCGATTCCTGACTGGCCCTCGTGGGTCGGGGCGCCCGTCTGGGGGGAGTCCCAGGCTGCTATCTGAGGGGGCGCGGGTCATAGGCTGGCTGAAGTCCTCAAACTCAACGTCACCGGGACGGGTGAAGCCAGATTTGTGCAGGCCGATGAGCACCTGGGAATCCTGGGAAGCAGGCGGAAGACGGGGGGTTGGGGGCAGTCCAGGTTCTTGCCATCTGGCCGCTATCCCACTTGGTGGCTTCTCACAGATTATAGCAGAAAGGGCCCTCTGGGCGCCTGAGCCGAGGCGACCTCAGGGATCATCTAAGTTCACCAATCTGATTTTACGGCTGGAGAATCGAGCCGAGGGCAAGGAGGGCCCCAGGACAGGATCACCTGTGCCTGAGCAGGCCTCAGAACTTCTGCCCTGGGCTCAGATCTCGGGCCTCTTCGGGGCTCTGGCCCTGGGCTTGGCTCTCAGAGCTCCCTGCCCTGGGATTGCCTCTTGGGCCTCCTTGGAGCTCCCACCCTGGGCTCGGCTCTCGGGCCTCCTCGGAGCTCCCTGCCTGGGGATTGGCTCTCGGGCCTCCTCGGGGCTCTGGCCCTGGGCTCGGCTCTCGGGCCTCCTTGGAGCTCCCTGCCCGGGGATTGGCTCTCAGGCCTCCTCGGGGCTCCTCGGGGCTCTGGCCCTGGGCTCGGCTCTCGAGCCT of the Sarcophilus harrisii chromosome 1, mSarHar1.11, whole genome shotgun sequence genome contains:
- the TRIP10 gene encoding cdc42-interacting protein 4 isoform X2, with the translated sequence MDWGTELWDQFEVIERHTQWGLDLLDKYVKFVKERTEVEQSYAKQLRSLVKKYLPKRSTKDDPESKFSQQQSFMQVLQELNDFAGQRELVAENLTMQVCLELAKYSQDIKQERKMHFQEGRRAQQQLENGLKQLENSKRKFERDCREAEKAAQTAERLDQDINATKADVEKAKQQAHVRSHMAEESKNEYAAQLQRFNRDQAHFYFTEMPQIFDKLQDMDERRTARLGASYGLLSETELQVMPIIGKCLEGMKVAAAAVDPKNDSQVLIGLHKSGFTRPGDVEFEDFSQPMTRAPSDSSLGLPPDGRPDPRGPVRNRPKRWPFGKKNKTVATEDFSHLPPEQRRKKLKQQLEERGRELQKEIDQREALKKMKDVYEKTPQMGDPASLEPRISETLGNIERLKLEIQKYETWLAEAENRVPGNRSDSLGRQGRPPEPPSGAPPDTNNCSSDKESPEAPPSDEGTDTSIYTEFEEDFEEEPAFPIGHCVAIYQFEGSSEGTISMDEGEDLCLMEEDKGDGWTRVRRKQGGEGYVPTSYLRVTPS
- the TRIP10 gene encoding cdc42-interacting protein 4 isoform X1, which translates into the protein MDWGTELWDQFEVIERHTQWGLDLLDKYVKFVKERTEVEQSYAKQLRSLVKKYLPKRSTKDDPESKFSQQQSFMQVLQELNDFAGQRELVAENLTMQVCLELAKYSQDIKQERKMHFQEGRRAQQQLENGLKQLENSKRKFERDCREAEKAAQTAERLDQDINATKADVEKAKQQAHVRSHMAEESKNEYAAQLQRFNRDQAHFYFTEMPQIFDKLQDMDERRTARLGASYGLLSETELQVMPIIGKCLEGMKVAAAAVDPKNDSQVLIGLHKSGFTRPGDVEFEDFSQPMTRAPSDSSLGLPPDGRPDPRGPVRNRPKRWPFGKKNKLPPPPLSPLGGPPPSAYANGPPSPRFGRDPLALLSEISKSVKPRIASFRSLRSRGTVATEDFSHLPPEQRRKKLKQQLEERGRELQKEIDQREALKKMKDVYEKTPQMGDPASLEPRISETLGNIERLKLEIQKYETWLAEAENRVPGNRSDSLGRQGRPPEPPSGAPPDTNNCSSDKESPEAPPSDEGTDTSIYTEFEEDFEEEPAFPIGHCVAIYQFEGSSEGTISMDEGEDLCLMEEDKGDGWTRVRRKQGGEGYVPTSYLRVTPS